In one Aeromicrobium erythreum genomic region, the following are encoded:
- a CDS encoding SDR family oxidoreductase produces the protein MDLGLAGRTYVVTGGSRGLGRASAEVLVAEGANVVLSSRSQESVDAAVAELGELGPGGVAGLAADNADTATPAALVALAQERFGAVHGALVSVGGPPPGTVLGRSDEEWRGAFESVFLGGLRVATTVAEAIEPGQGGSIALVLSTSAKAPVTGLGISNGLRPGLAMAAKDLADELGPRDVRVNALLPGRVDTERVRELDALSGDPDGSRERAAAGIPLRRYGRPEEFGRAAAFLLSPAAGYLSGVMLPVDGGISRTL, from the coding sequence ATGGACCTCGGACTGGCAGGCAGGACGTACGTCGTCACCGGAGGCTCCCGCGGCCTCGGCCGCGCGAGCGCGGAGGTGCTGGTCGCGGAGGGCGCGAACGTCGTGCTGTCGTCGCGCTCGCAGGAGTCCGTCGACGCCGCCGTCGCGGAGCTCGGCGAGCTCGGACCGGGTGGGGTCGCGGGCCTCGCGGCCGACAACGCCGACACCGCCACCCCCGCCGCGCTCGTCGCGCTCGCCCAGGAGCGCTTCGGCGCCGTGCACGGAGCCCTCGTGAGCGTCGGCGGCCCGCCTCCGGGCACCGTCCTCGGCCGCAGCGACGAGGAGTGGCGCGGTGCGTTCGAGAGCGTCTTCCTCGGCGGCCTGCGGGTCGCCACGACGGTGGCGGAGGCGATCGAGCCGGGCCAGGGCGGATCGATCGCGCTCGTGCTGTCGACGTCGGCCAAGGCACCCGTCACGGGGCTCGGGATCTCCAACGGCCTGCGACCCGGTCTCGCGATGGCCGCCAAGGACCTCGCCGACGAGCTCGGACCCCGCGACGTGCGGGTCAACGCGCTGCTCCCGGGACGGGTCGACACCGAGCGCGTGCGGGAGCTCGACGCCCTGTCGGGCGACCCCGACGGGTCCCGCGAGCGCGCCGCCGCCGGCATCCCCCTGCGGCGCTACGGCCGACCCGAGGAGTTCGGGCGGGCGGCCGCATTCCTGCTCTCCCCCGCCGCCGGCTACCTCAGCGGCGTCATGCTCCCCGTCGACGGCGGGATCTCGCGCACCCTCTGA
- a CDS encoding ABC transporter ATP-binding protein: MIEYRSVGKTFPDGTQAVASFDLTIPSRTTTVFVGSSGCGKTTLLRMVNRMVDPTAGQVLIDDVDVATQNPVALRRSIGYVMQHAGLLPHRKVVDNVATVLRLNGTDKKAARERALEVLRTVGLDESQARKYPGQLSGGQQQRVGVARGLATDPNILLMDEPFGAVDPIVRLELQVELRRLQTQLDKTIVFVTHDIDEAFALGDQVVILKKGGEVAQVGAPADILARPADDFVASFVGLDKGGRSLHVEDRDGRKVVVDASGRPAGVLEG; encoded by the coding sequence ATGATCGAGTACCGGTCCGTCGGGAAGACGTTCCCGGACGGGACCCAGGCCGTCGCCTCCTTCGACCTCACCATCCCCTCACGCACCACCACCGTGTTCGTCGGCTCCTCCGGCTGTGGCAAGACGACGCTGCTGCGGATGGTCAACCGCATGGTCGACCCGACCGCCGGCCAGGTGCTGATCGACGACGTCGACGTCGCCACGCAGAACCCTGTCGCCCTGCGACGCAGCATCGGCTACGTCATGCAGCACGCCGGCCTGCTGCCGCACCGCAAGGTCGTCGACAACGTCGCCACGGTGCTCCGGCTCAACGGCACCGACAAGAAGGCCGCGCGGGAGCGGGCGCTGGAGGTGCTGCGCACGGTCGGGCTCGACGAGTCGCAGGCGCGCAAGTACCCCGGGCAGCTCTCGGGCGGGCAGCAGCAGCGCGTGGGCGTGGCCCGCGGTCTCGCGACCGACCCCAACATCCTCCTCATGGACGAGCCGTTCGGCGCCGTCGACCCCATCGTCCGGCTCGAGCTGCAGGTCGAGCTGCGTCGGCTGCAGACCCAGCTCGACAAGACGATCGTGTTCGTCACCCACGACATCGACGAGGCGTTCGCGCTCGGCGACCAGGTCGTCATCCTCAAGAAGGGCGGCGAGGTGGCCCAGGTCGGTGCCCCCGCCGACATCCTCGCCCGTCCCGCCGACGACTTCGTCGCCAGCTTCGTCGGCCTCGACAAGGGCGGCCGCTCGTTGCACGTGGAGGATCGTGACGGCCGCAAGGTCGTCGTCGACGCGTCGGGACGTCCCGCCGGCGTCCTGGAGGGCTGA
- a CDS encoding TetR family transcriptional regulator yields the protein MEKTAPLSPTSKGGLTRQRILDSARRCFATHGYERTTIRRVAEEAEIDKSSVMKYFGTKENLFRECVAWDIPIDALTSEGQEESAQRYVSTMLRMWEADPHSPMAVLLRTSMTSELAASMLREHMTRASIDVIERHIDADEARLRAAIFSAIMMGLASGRHIIGLPDLTDADIDRIVEVASPMVATLLHP from the coding sequence ATGGAGAAGACCGCACCACTCAGTCCGACCTCCAAGGGAGGGCTGACACGGCAGCGCATCCTCGACAGTGCTCGGCGGTGCTTCGCCACGCACGGGTACGAGCGGACGACGATCCGTCGCGTGGCCGAGGAGGCCGAGATCGACAAGTCCTCCGTCATGAAGTACTTCGGCACCAAGGAGAACCTGTTCCGCGAGTGCGTGGCCTGGGACATCCCCATCGACGCTCTGACCTCCGAGGGCCAGGAGGAGTCGGCGCAGCGGTACGTCTCCACGATGCTGCGCATGTGGGAGGCCGACCCGCACTCGCCGATGGCCGTCCTGCTGCGCACCAGCATGACGAGCGAGCTCGCCGCGTCGATGCTCCGAGAGCACATGACCCGTGCGTCGATCGACGTCATCGAGCGGCACATCGACGCCGACGAGGCCCGCCTGCGCGCGGCGATCTTCTCCGCGATCATGATGGGCCTGGCGAGCGGTCGGCACATCATCGGGCTGCCGGACCTCACCGACGCCGACATCGACCGCATCGTCGAGGTCGCGTCTCCTATGGTCGCCACGCTGCTGCACCCCTAG
- a CDS encoding ABC transporter permease translates to MEWAWRNRDQVLELFWQHTWLSVVPLVIGFLLAVPIGWYASRHPRLRGTLLGVGSVLYTIPSLALFVTLPGIIGTGFLDPLNVVVALSVYAVAIMVRTAADAFTSVSPAVLDSATATGYSSRQRGFGVELPLAGPVLLAGVRVVSVSTVSLVSVGALIGVSSLGSLFTNGYRRDFLTEIVVGLVGIVVLALVLDALLVLAGRLLMPWDRQSRRAQGPFWRRFAGGRVAESAVTLGGEA, encoded by the coding sequence GTGGAGTGGGCGTGGCGCAACCGTGACCAGGTGCTCGAGCTGTTCTGGCAGCACACCTGGCTGAGCGTCGTCCCTCTCGTCATCGGGTTCCTCCTCGCCGTGCCGATCGGCTGGTACGCGAGCCGGCACCCACGGCTGCGCGGCACCCTGCTCGGGGTGGGCAGCGTGCTCTACACGATCCCGTCGCTCGCCCTCTTCGTCACGCTGCCCGGCATCATCGGCACGGGCTTCCTCGACCCGCTCAACGTGGTCGTGGCACTCAGCGTCTACGCGGTCGCGATCATGGTGCGCACGGCCGCCGACGCGTTCACGTCGGTCTCGCCGGCCGTCCTCGACTCTGCGACCGCCACCGGCTACTCCTCGCGGCAGCGGGGCTTCGGCGTCGAGCTGCCCCTCGCCGGCCCGGTGCTGCTCGCCGGCGTCCGCGTGGTCAGCGTCTCGACCGTCAGCCTGGTCAGCGTCGGCGCCCTGATCGGCGTCTCCAGCCTCGGCTCGCTGTTCACCAACGGCTACCGGCGCGACTTCCTCACCGAGATCGTCGTCGGCCTCGTCGGCATCGTGGTGCTGGCCCTCGTGCTCGACGCGCTCCTGGTGCTCGCGGGACGGCTGCTCATGCCGTGGGACCGCCAGAGCCGGCGGGCCCAGGGCCCGTTCTGGCGTCGGTTCGCGGGCGGTCGGGTCGCCGAGAGCGCCGTGACTCTCGGGGGCGAGGCATGA
- a CDS encoding malonic semialdehyde reductase, translating into MTSTSTTPYVLDDAALDTLFREARTANTFTDEPVTVDDIRAIHDLFRFGPTAMNNQPLRLVVVQSPEARERLVQHMGGSNKAKTASAPAVVIVAADEAFQERLEEHFPHAPGVRKMFDDDAELRVDNARLNTALQTGYLILAIRAAGLAAGPMAGFDRAGVDAEFLAGTSWRSEYVINIGHPGPDAWADRLPRISFDDAVTVV; encoded by the coding sequence ATGACTTCCACGAGCACGACGCCGTACGTCCTCGACGATGCGGCCCTCGACACCCTGTTCCGTGAGGCGCGCACCGCCAACACGTTCACCGACGAGCCGGTGACGGTCGACGACATCCGGGCGATCCACGACCTGTTCCGCTTCGGCCCGACGGCGATGAACAACCAGCCGCTGCGCCTCGTCGTGGTGCAGAGTCCCGAGGCCCGCGAGCGCCTGGTCCAGCACATGGGCGGCAGCAACAAGGCGAAGACCGCCTCGGCGCCGGCCGTCGTCATCGTCGCGGCCGACGAGGCGTTCCAGGAGCGTCTCGAGGAGCACTTCCCCCACGCGCCCGGCGTGCGGAAGATGTTCGACGACGATGCCGAGCTGCGCGTCGACAACGCACGTCTGAACACCGCACTCCAGACGGGCTACCTGATCCTCGCCATCCGCGCGGCGGGTCTGGCCGCCGGTCCGATGGCCGGCTTCGACCGCGCCGGCGTCGACGCCGAGTTCCTCGCGGGCACCTCATGGCGCTCGGAGTACGTCATCAACATCGGGCACCCCGGCCCCGACGCCTGGGCCGACCGGCTGCCGCGCATCTCCTTCGACGACGCCGTCACCGTCGTCTGA
- a CDS encoding MFS transporter — MTTEKTVTTATDSPGVTRPGLALAVIAGAQFMVVLDGTIMNIALSSIQQAFDMSGVLLAWVVNAYALAFGGFLLLGGRLGDVLGRVAIFRVGLVLFAGASLLGGLAWSQEVLIGARVLQGMGAAIVAPAALALIATSFEGQARGRAMGLYGAMAGLGSTAGLLFGGVLTSYASWRWVLLVNIPIAVALFLGARYLRSGERHRSELNIPSAVLGTLGVTSLVYAITRSGEHGWGDPASIALYGAAAVFIGVFVVAQDRVAHPLLPLAILRDRTRAGANVAMLLLGTGMFATYYFFTLYMQQVLGYSAIESALAYLPWATAIFVGSGVLAPRLLPRLAPAVIAGGGLSVTALGMLWLSFLDVDSGYATAIVAPMVVTALGLGSTFVPLTISAMSRVDGPDSGAAAAVMNTAQQVGGAIGLATLVVLATQVSTGQLPSAAQELLRAESTGDETLLASARAALSEGFTTAFLAVAGIYVLAAVVVALTVRRDSAVEGQQGSQREGRRESRTTPAGPV; from the coding sequence ATGACCACCGAGAAGACCGTCACCACCGCCACCGACAGTCCGGGGGTCACGAGGCCCGGGCTGGCCCTGGCCGTGATCGCCGGCGCCCAGTTCATGGTGGTGCTCGACGGCACGATCATGAACATCGCGCTCTCCAGCATCCAGCAGGCGTTCGACATGAGCGGCGTGCTGCTCGCGTGGGTCGTGAACGCCTACGCGCTCGCCTTCGGCGGCTTCCTGCTGCTGGGTGGCCGGCTCGGTGACGTGCTCGGGCGCGTCGCCATCTTCCGGGTCGGCCTGGTGCTCTTCGCCGGCGCCTCGCTGCTCGGTGGTCTGGCCTGGTCGCAGGAGGTCCTCATCGGCGCCCGTGTCCTGCAGGGGATGGGTGCGGCCATCGTGGCCCCCGCCGCCCTCGCGCTCATCGCCACGTCGTTCGAGGGACAGGCGCGAGGTCGGGCGATGGGACTGTACGGCGCGATGGCCGGGCTCGGCTCCACCGCGGGTCTGCTGTTCGGTGGCGTGCTGACGTCCTACGCGAGCTGGCGCTGGGTGCTCCTGGTGAACATCCCGATCGCCGTCGCCCTGTTCCTCGGGGCCCGCTACCTGCGGTCGGGGGAGCGCCACCGCTCCGAGCTCAACATCCCGAGCGCGGTCCTCGGCACCCTCGGCGTGACCTCGCTCGTCTACGCGATCACGCGTAGTGGTGAGCACGGCTGGGGCGACCCGGCCTCGATCGCCCTCTACGGAGCGGCCGCGGTCTTCATCGGCGTCTTCGTGGTCGCCCAGGACCGTGTCGCGCACCCGCTGCTGCCGCTCGCCATCCTGCGCGACCGGACCCGCGCGGGCGCCAACGTCGCGATGCTGCTGCTCGGCACGGGGATGTTCGCGACGTACTACTTCTTCACGCTCTACATGCAGCAGGTGCTGGGGTACTCCGCGATCGAGTCGGCCTTGGCCTACCTGCCCTGGGCGACGGCCATCTTCGTCGGCTCCGGGGTGCTGGCGCCGCGGCTCCTCCCGCGGCTCGCGCCGGCCGTCATCGCCGGCGGTGGCCTGTCCGTCACCGCGCTCGGCATGCTCTGGCTGAGCTTCCTCGACGTCGACTCCGGCTACGCCACGGCGATCGTGGCGCCCATGGTGGTGACGGCCCTCGGCCTGGGGTCGACCTTCGTCCCGCTCACGATCTCGGCGATGTCCCGCGTCGACGGCCCCGACTCGGGTGCTGCGGCGGCGGTCATGAACACCGCCCAGCAGGTGGGTGGCGCCATCGGTCTCGCGACGCTCGTGGTCCTGGCCACCCAGGTCAGCACCGGCCAGCTGCCGTCCGCGGCCCAGGAGCTGCTGCGGGCCGAGTCCACCGGGGACGAGACGTTGCTCGCCTCCGCCCGCGCGGCACTCTCGGAGGGATTCACCACCGCGTTCCTCGCCGTCGCGGGGATCTACGTCCTCGCGGCGGTCGTGGTCGCGCTGACCGTGCGCCGTGACTCCGCGGTCGAGGGTCAGCAGGGGTCGCAGCGTGAGGGGCGGCGCGAGAGCCGGACGACCCCGGCTGGACCGGTCTAG
- a CDS encoding FAD-binding oxidoreductase: MATVDGELHVCSPTQRPDLFAASLGGRGNAGVIVSAEIATPVLESFVGGTITFGEEDVDEVIRTWAAWSRDLPQEMSSSLVVLRFPDLPQTPPEKRNRYFVQVRVAYVGSLDAADALLKPLRALTVEADTVRPMPYDQIGQVYLDPPRATPAWIETRVLDELPDDAVEALVSVAGQHATLPFGGVELRQLGGVLASTVSVSTASHARGGYQLFVTNPAFEDRREEVFAAQRSVLDALAPWLPEKALPGFLFSKDQTRRRVRRAYDDADWEALCAAKEAYDPMNVLRVNHNITRG, encoded by the coding sequence GTGGCGACGGTCGACGGCGAGCTCCACGTCTGCTCGCCGACCCAGCGGCCCGACCTGTTCGCCGCCTCGCTCGGAGGCCGGGGCAACGCCGGGGTGATCGTGTCGGCCGAGATCGCCACCCCGGTGCTCGAGTCCTTCGTCGGCGGCACCATCACGTTTGGGGAGGAGGACGTCGACGAGGTCATCCGCACGTGGGCTGCATGGAGCCGAGACCTGCCGCAGGAGATGAGCTCCTCGCTCGTCGTGCTCCGCTTCCCCGACCTGCCGCAGACGCCGCCGGAGAAGCGCAACCGCTACTTCGTCCAGGTCCGGGTGGCCTATGTCGGGTCCCTCGACGCGGCCGACGCACTCCTGAAGCCGCTGCGCGCCCTGACGGTGGAGGCCGACACCGTCAGGCCGATGCCCTACGACCAGATCGGCCAGGTCTACCTCGACCCGCCGCGGGCCACCCCGGCGTGGATCGAGACCAGGGTGCTCGACGAGCTTCCCGACGACGCGGTCGAGGCGCTCGTGTCCGTGGCCGGGCAGCACGCGACGCTCCCGTTCGGCGGGGTCGAGCTGCGCCAGCTGGGTGGCGTGCTCGCCTCGACCGTCTCGGTGTCGACGGCCAGCCACGCCCGCGGCGGCTACCAGCTGTTCGTGACCAACCCGGCGTTCGAGGACCGTCGCGAGGAGGTCTTCGCCGCGCAGCGCTCCGTGCTCGACGCGCTGGCGCCGTGGCTGCCCGAGAAGGCGCTGCCCGGCTTCCTGTTCAGCAAGGACCAGACACGTCGTCGGGTCCGACGTGCCTACGACGACGCCGACTGGGAGGCGCTGTGCGCGGCCAAGGAGGCCTACGACCCCATGAACGTGCTCCGGGTGAACCACAACATCACCCGAGGCTGA
- a CDS encoding ABC transporter substrate-binding protein yields MSVHKIGLGAALAAAALTLTACGGDPTESGASSSDSDTIVIGSADFGESEIIAEIYAQALEAKDVKVEKKLRIGAREAYIPALENGEIDLIPEYTGNLLLYFDKNATATESGAVDDALEDALPEKLETFEPAAAEDKDSYNVTSELSEKEGITSIGDLKKLGTVKVGGNPEFETRSYGVPGLKKVYGVEDVDFTAISDSGGPATVKALKDGDVDVANIYSTTPSIAANDLVTLEDPENLIAAQNIVPLINEAKASDTVEDTLDAVSEQLTTEDLIELNGRVDGDEKADPATVAKEWLQEKNLI; encoded by the coding sequence ATGTCCGTGCACAAGATCGGGCTCGGCGCCGCGCTCGCGGCCGCTGCCCTGACGCTGACCGCCTGCGGCGGCGACCCCACCGAGTCGGGCGCCTCCAGCTCCGACTCCGACACGATCGTCATCGGGTCGGCCGACTTCGGCGAGTCCGAGATCATCGCCGAGATCTACGCCCAGGCGCTCGAGGCCAAGGACGTCAAGGTCGAGAAGAAGCTGCGCATCGGCGCGCGCGAGGCCTACATCCCGGCCCTCGAGAACGGCGAGATCGACCTCATCCCCGAGTACACCGGCAACCTGCTGCTCTACTTCGACAAGAACGCGACGGCCACCGAGTCCGGCGCCGTCGACGACGCACTCGAGGACGCGCTGCCCGAGAAGCTGGAGACCTTCGAGCCGGCCGCCGCCGAGGACAAGGACTCCTACAACGTGACGTCGGAGCTGTCGGAGAAGGAGGGCATCACCTCCATCGGCGACCTCAAGAAGCTCGGCACCGTCAAGGTCGGCGGCAACCCCGAGTTCGAGACCCGCTCCTACGGCGTGCCCGGCCTGAAGAAGGTCTACGGCGTCGAGGACGTCGACTTCACGGCGATCAGCGACTCCGGCGGACCGGCCACGGTCAAGGCGCTGAAGGACGGCGACGTCGACGTCGCGAACATCTACTCCACGACCCCCTCGATCGCCGCCAACGACCTGGTGACGCTCGAGGACCCGGAGAACCTCATCGCGGCGCAGAACATCGTGCCGCTGATCAACGAGGCGAAGGCCAGCGACACGGTCGAGGACACGCTCGACGCCGTGTCGGAGCAGCTCACCACCGAGGACCTCATCGAGCTGAACGGTCGCGTCGACGGTGACGAGAAGGCCGACCCGGCCACGGTCGCCAAGGAGTGGCTGCAGGAGAAGAACCTCATCTGA
- a CDS encoding ABC transporter permease: MSVVSDAVDWLSDGAHWTGQTGIPNRVLEHLGYTSLTLVVAAAVAVPLGLYIGHTGRFRGLAIGVTGALRALPTLGVLTLLTLLLGIGLGAPILALTVLAVPPLLAGVYAGVESVDPQTVDAARAQGMTEWQVLTRVEVPLGLPLVVGGFRAATLQVVATATVAAYVSLGGLGRYIFDGQAVRDYPQMVGGSVVVVVLALLLDGLFAVAQAAAERRARPSRRATTASSSTDPTPTSQSTTTP; encoded by the coding sequence ATGAGCGTCGTCTCCGACGCCGTCGACTGGCTCTCCGACGGCGCGCACTGGACCGGTCAGACCGGGATCCCGAACCGGGTGCTCGAGCACCTGGGCTACACGAGCCTCACGTTGGTCGTGGCCGCGGCGGTCGCCGTGCCGCTCGGCCTCTACATCGGGCACACCGGCCGCTTCCGCGGCCTGGCGATCGGGGTCACTGGCGCGCTGCGCGCCCTGCCCACGCTCGGGGTGCTGACGCTGCTCACACTCCTGCTCGGCATCGGCCTCGGCGCACCGATCCTGGCGCTCACGGTGCTCGCGGTGCCGCCGCTGCTCGCTGGCGTCTACGCGGGCGTGGAGTCCGTCGACCCCCAGACCGTCGACGCCGCCCGCGCGCAGGGCATGACCGAGTGGCAGGTGCTCACGCGGGTCGAGGTGCCGCTGGGCCTGCCGCTCGTCGTCGGCGGGTTCCGCGCCGCGACGCTGCAGGTGGTCGCGACCGCGACCGTCGCGGCCTACGTGTCCCTCGGCGGCCTCGGGCGCTACATCTTCGACGGCCAGGCCGTGCGCGACTACCCGCAGATGGTCGGCGGGTCGGTCGTGGTGGTCGTCCTCGCGCTGCTGCTCGACGGCCTGTTCGCCGTCGCGCAGGCGGCGGCCGAGCGGCGCGCCCGCCCTTCCCGACGCGCCACGACCGCCTCCTCCAGCACCGATCCGACCCCCACCAGCCAGAGCACGACCACCCCCTAG
- a CDS encoding rhodanese-like domain-containing protein, whose translation MSALPAEPPRRRARFASVDALLADARRQLVRVTPHQAAHRVRAGAVLVDIRPQWQREADGVVPGALHVDRNHLEWRLHPESGASLPQATWDAEWIVLCTEGYTSSLAAAALRSLGLDATDVVGGIHAWRAAGLPVSTLPIADVSGAGETVVP comes from the coding sequence GTGAGCGCGCTGCCCGCCGAGCCGCCCCGACGTCGCGCGCGCTTCGCCTCCGTCGACGCGCTGCTCGCCGACGCCCGACGTCAGCTCGTGCGCGTCACGCCCCATCAGGCCGCCCACCGGGTCCGCGCCGGCGCCGTCCTCGTCGACATCCGACCGCAGTGGCAGCGCGAGGCCGACGGGGTCGTGCCGGGTGCGCTGCACGTCGACCGCAACCACCTCGAGTGGCGTCTGCACCCCGAGTCGGGGGCGAGCCTCCCGCAGGCGACCTGGGACGCCGAGTGGATCGTCCTGTGCACCGAGGGCTACACGTCGTCGCTCGCGGCGGCAGCGCTGCGCTCGCTCGGCCTCGACGCCACCGACGTCGTCGGGGGGATCCATGCCTGGCGTGCGGCCGGACTCCCGGTCTCGACCCTTCCGATTGCCGATGTCAGTGGGGCCGGGGAGACTGTCGTCCCATGA
- a CDS encoding SGNH/GDSL hydrolase family protein: MTYRTYVALGDSFTEGVGDHDLTLPNGVRGWADRVAEVLAARAEEVGSSFAYANLAIRGRKLGAVLDEQLEPALAARPDLVTLYAGGNDIMRPRVDVDALVARYDDAVGRLVGTGATVVLFTAFDPAGFPIFAAGRGRFAIYNELVREVAERHGTRLVDFWRMREYREPRMWDVDRLHMSSAGHQRMAIAVLDVLGVAHDLEPLALGEAVVRTPRELRAENLAWARTHAAPWIKRRLTGTSSGDTLSPRYPQPARFGTSSPE; this comes from the coding sequence ATGACCTACCGCACCTACGTCGCACTCGGGGACTCGTTCACGGAGGGCGTCGGCGACCACGACCTGACGCTGCCGAACGGGGTGCGGGGCTGGGCCGACCGGGTCGCCGAGGTGCTCGCCGCGCGGGCCGAGGAGGTCGGCTCGTCGTTCGCCTACGCGAACCTGGCGATCCGCGGTCGCAAGCTCGGTGCGGTGCTCGACGAGCAGCTCGAGCCGGCGCTCGCGGCGCGGCCGGACCTCGTCACGCTCTACGCCGGCGGCAACGACATCATGCGGCCGAGGGTCGACGTCGACGCGCTCGTGGCGCGCTACGACGACGCGGTCGGCCGGCTCGTCGGCACCGGTGCGACGGTCGTGCTGTTCACCGCGTTCGACCCGGCCGGGTTCCCCATCTTCGCGGCCGGGCGTGGCCGGTTCGCGATCTACAACGAGCTCGTCCGCGAGGTGGCCGAACGGCACGGCACGCGCCTGGTCGACTTCTGGCGCATGCGGGAGTACCGCGAGCCGCGGATGTGGGACGTCGACCGCCTGCACATGTCGTCGGCGGGTCACCAGCGCATGGCCATCGCCGTGCTCGACGTGCTCGGCGTCGCGCACGACCTCGAGCCGCTCGCGCTCGGCGAGGCCGTCGTCCGCACCCCGCGTGAGCTGCGTGCCGAGAACCTGGCCTGGGCCCGCACCCATGCAGCGCCCTGGATCAAGCGCCGGCTCACCGGCACCTCATCGGGCGACACGCTCTCCCCGCGCTACCCGCAGCCCGCGCGCTTCGGGACGTCGTCGCCGGAGTGA
- a CDS encoding cysteine dioxygenase: MSPRRRRHALPLAQLVEQATCVAEQVRAELHSVHADPDERWHVRLHHDADVDVWLISWTEEQGTQLHGHGGSSGAFTVVAGELDELVWDPAARELEESTRTRGDVVAFGPGYVHDVRNTREATAVSVHVYSPPLERMDFFDVERGSDGADQLVRLAHVWSDDPEIAAPESVRGPAAGRVAS; encoded by the coding sequence ATGAGCCCACGACGTCGCCGCCACGCCCTGCCCCTCGCGCAGCTCGTGGAGCAGGCGACCTGTGTGGCCGAGCAGGTGCGTGCCGAGCTCCACTCCGTGCACGCCGACCCCGACGAGCGGTGGCACGTGCGCCTGCACCACGACGCCGACGTCGACGTCTGGCTGATCTCCTGGACCGAGGAGCAGGGCACGCAGCTCCACGGTCACGGCGGGTCCAGCGGCGCGTTCACGGTCGTCGCCGGCGAGCTCGACGAGCTCGTGTGGGACCCGGCCGCGCGCGAGCTCGAGGAGAGCACCCGCACGCGCGGCGACGTGGTGGCGTTCGGCCCCGGCTACGTGCACGACGTGCGCAACACGCGGGAGGCCACCGCGGTGAGCGTCCACGTGTACTCGCCCCCGCTCGAGCGGATGGACTTCTTCGACGTCGAGCGGGGCTCCGACGGCGCCGACCAGCTCGTGCGCCTCGCGCACGTCTGGAGCGACGACCCCGAGATCGCCGCCCCCGAGAGCGTCCGCGGCCCCGCGGCAGGACGGGTCGCATCGTGA
- a CDS encoding FAD-binding oxidoreductase, which yields MPQTDEDWRGWNLTLDVPPALVVRPRTGGQVAAALRVADEHGWPVAVQATGHGASVELGRSILLDLSGLDDVELRPDTVVVGAGVRWRDVLPTVVAAGRVALCGSSPDVGVAGYLSGGGCPCSPAVTDWRPTRSGRWRWRRSTASSTSARRPSGPTCSPPRSEAGATPG from the coding sequence GTGCCGCAGACCGACGAGGACTGGCGCGGGTGGAACCTGACCCTCGACGTCCCGCCGGCCCTCGTCGTGCGTCCTCGGACCGGGGGCCAGGTGGCCGCGGCGCTCCGCGTGGCCGACGAGCACGGCTGGCCCGTGGCCGTCCAGGCCACCGGCCACGGCGCCTCGGTGGAGCTGGGCCGCTCGATCCTGCTCGACCTGTCCGGGCTCGACGACGTCGAGCTGAGACCCGACACGGTCGTCGTCGGCGCGGGAGTCCGCTGGCGCGACGTCCTGCCGACCGTCGTCGCCGCCGGGCGGGTCGCGCTCTGCGGCTCCTCGCCCGACGTCGGCGTCGCGGGCTACCTCTCCGGTGGGGGCTGCCCGTGCTCGCCCGCAGTCACGGACTGGCGGCCGACACGGTCCGGTCGCTGGAGGTGGCGACGGTCGACGGCGAGCTCCACGTCTGCTCGCCGACCCAGCGGCCCGACCTGTTCGCCGCCTCGCTCGGAGGCCGGGGCAACGCCGGGGTGA
- a CDS encoding 4'-phosphopantetheinyl transferase family protein encodes MGTRAGGGDGGLLAGLVPAGVVARELVADLRLQGDDSGLSPDEAAVVAAAVPRRRRQFAAGRRLAREALVDLGRAPVPILPGARGAPTWPVGVVGSVTHCDGYVAAALGEASRWRALGIDAEPAAALPPTVLARIASATERTWLAERSAARPEVAWDRLLFCVKEAVFKAWFPVHGTSPGFRGAEVRLDDGDGFVATVTDGSSASVVRAEVPGRWVQARGLLVCAAWS; translated from the coding sequence ATGGGGACGCGAGCTGGCGGCGGTGACGGCGGGCTGCTCGCCGGGCTGGTGCCCGCCGGGGTGGTGGCGCGCGAGCTCGTGGCGGACCTGCGCCTGCAGGGTGACGACTCGGGCCTGAGCCCCGACGAGGCCGCGGTCGTCGCTGCCGCCGTGCCGCGTCGGCGACGCCAGTTCGCCGCGGGTCGGCGGCTCGCCCGCGAGGCCCTCGTCGACCTCGGGCGTGCGCCCGTGCCGATCCTTCCCGGCGCGCGTGGGGCGCCGACGTGGCCCGTCGGTGTCGTGGGGTCGGTGACGCACTGCGACGGCTACGTCGCCGCCGCGCTGGGGGAGGCGTCGCGGTGGCGCGCCCTGGGGATCGACGCGGAGCCGGCTGCCGCGCTCCCACCCACCGTGCTGGCGCGGATCGCGAGCGCGACCGAGCGCACCTGGCTGGCCGAGCGGTCGGCCGCGCGACCCGAGGTCGCCTGGGACCGCCTGCTGTTCTGCGTCAAGGAGGCGGTCTTCAAGGCCTGGTTCCCCGTGCACGGCACCTCGCCCGGCTTCCGCGGCGCCGAGGTGCGCCTGGACGACGGCGACGGCTTCGTCGCGACGGTCACGGACGGATCGAGCGCGTCCGTCGTCCGTGCGGAGGTGCCCGGCCGCTGGGTGCAGGCGCGCGGTCTGCTGGTCTGCGCCGCCTGGTCCTGA